One region of Phragmites australis chromosome 18, lpPhrAust1.1, whole genome shotgun sequence genomic DNA includes:
- the LOC133899802 gene encoding NADH-ubiquinone oxidoreductase 20.9 kDa subunit-like has translation MNTDITASTKPEYPVVDRNPAFTKVVGNFSALDYVRLSTISAVSVTVGYLSGIKPGIRGPSMVTGGLIGVMGGFMYAYQNSAGRLMGFFPNDAEVARYKYKL, from the exons ATGAACACGGACATCACCGCGTCGACGAAGCCGGAGTACCCGGTGGTGGACCGAAACCCGGCCTTCACGAAGGTGGTCGGCAACTTCTCGGCGCTCGACTACGTCCGCCTCTCCACCATCTCCGCCGTCTCCGTCACCGTCGGCTACCTCTCCG GGATCAAGCCGGGGATCCGCGGGCCGTCGATGGTGACGGGCGGGCTCATCGGGGTCATGGGAGGGTTCATGTACGCCTACCAGAACTCCGCCGGACGCCTCATGGGCTTCTTCCCCAACGACGCCGAGGTCGCGCGCTACAAGTACAAGCTGTAG
- the LOC133899722 gene encoding dihydrolipoyllysine-residue acetyltransferase component 4 of pyruvate dehydrogenase complex, chloroplastic-like — MAASPAPFSLSASTVAARLRAAVAPAAAARGRQRRGRMVVRARIREIFMPALSSTMTEGKIVSWTAAEGDRVSKGDAVVVVESDKADMDVETFHDGIVAAVLVPAGESAPVGAPIALLAESEEEVSLAVAKAQELAKGGQPQQAPPPSADAAGTPPPPPPPAAEAPVAAPAPLAAGTKGIATPQAKKLAKQHRVDITKVTGTGPYGRITPADVEAAAGIQPKPKVSPAAAAPPPASAPAVAAVPQAAVLPPVPGATVVPFTTMQAAVSKNMMESLAVPAFRVGYPIVTDKLDDLYEKVKPKGVTMTVLLAKAAAMALAQHPVVNASCRDGKSFTYNSNINIAVAVAIDGGLITPVLQDADKLDIYLLSQNWKDLVKKARAKQLQPNEYSSGTFTLSNLGMFGVDRFDAILPPGQGAIMAVGASKLTVVADKDGFFSVKSKMLVNVTADHRIVYGADLAAFLQTFAKIIEDPEGLTL, encoded by the exons ATGGCAGCGTCCCCTGCACCCTTCTCGCTCTCCGCCTCCACAGTGGCGGCGCGGCTCCGCGCCGCGGTGgcaccggcggcggccgcgcgcgGCAGGCAACGTCGCGGGCGGATGGTGGTGCGCGCCAGGATCCGGGAGATCTTCATGCCGGCGCTGAGCTCCACCATGACGGAGGGCAAGATCGTCTCCTGGACCGCCGCCGAGGGTGACCGCGTCAGCAAGGGCGACGCCGTTGTCGTCGTTGAGTCCGACAAGGCCGACATGGACGTCGAGACGTTCCACGACGGCATCGTGGCCGCCGTCCTCGTCCCCGCCGGGGAGTCCGCTCCGGTCGGGGCGCCCATCGCTCTGCTCGCGGAGTCCGAGGAGGAGGTGTCCCTCGCCGTCGCCAAGGCCCAGGAGCTCGCCAAGGGGGGGCAACCGCAGCAGGCGCCGCCTCCTTCGGCGGATGCCGCCGGGACGccgccccctccgccgccgcctgcggCAGAGGCTCCGGTTGCTGCTCCCGCGCCGTTGGCCGCGGGGACCAAGGGCATTGCCACGCCGCAGGCTAAGAAGCTGGCAAAGCAGCACAGGGTGGACATTACCAAGGTGACTGGCACCGGGCCGTACGGTCGAATTACGCCGGCAGATGTTGAGGCAGCCGCCGGCATCCAGCCGAAGCCAAAGGTttctcctgctgctgctgcaccgcCACCTGCTTCTGCGCCGGCAGTGGCCGCGGTACCTCAGGCGGCAGTGCTCCCGCCGGTGCCTGGTGCGACCGTTGTTCCATTCACTACCATGCAGGCCGCGGTGAGCAAGAACATGATGGAGAGCCTGGCGGTGCCAGCATTCCGGGTTGGGTATCCCATCGTAACTGATAAGCTCGATGATCTGTATGAAAAG GTTAAGCCAAAGGGAGTGACAATGACGGTGCTGCTGGCGAAGGCTGCGGCCATGGCACTCGCGCAGCACCCTGTTGTCAACGCTAGCTGCAGGGATGGAAAGAGCTTCACTTACAACAGTAACATCAACATTGCAGTGGCTGTCGCCATTGATGGTGGCCTTATTACACCCGTCCTGCAGGATGCTGACAAG CTGGATATATACTTGCTCTCGCAAAACTGGAAGGATCTAGTCAAAAAGGCACGTGCAAAACAGCTCCAACCAAATGAGTACAGCTCCG GGACGTTTACACTGTCCAACCTGGGAATGTTTGGTGTAGATCGATTTGATGCAATTCTTCCACCCGGCCAG GGAGCTATAATGGCTGTTGGAGCCTCGAAACTTACAGTGGTGGCTGATAAAGATGGTTTCTTTAGTGTCAAGAGCAAAATGCTG GTCAATGTCACTGCTGATCACAGGATTGTATATGGTGCTGAT